GTCCTTGGCTGCGATTGCCGCGGCCTTGGGTGCGTACGTCCTGGATGCGTTGGAGAAAGGCATCCAGTTCGGCCATGTCCTCGGATCCTTCGTCGGGCCAGCCCAGGATGAGGTAGATTTTGAGATGATTGAACTTGAGCTGGCTAACCCAGGCAACGGCCTGGAGGAATCGGTTTTCGTCGAGGTTCTTGTTCATGGCCCGGCGAAGCCTGGAGCTGCTGCCCTCCAGGGCGAAGGTCAGGGAGCGGGTCCCGGTCCGGCGCATGAATTCCAGAAACGGATAGTCCAGGCCGTCGGCCCGGAGGGACGACAGGGAGAACCCGGTTTTTCTGTCGTGCAGCCATCGCAGGAAAGGCAAAAGATCGGGCCAGTCGGTCAGGGCCGTGCCCACGAGCCCGACCCGGCGGGGACTTGTGGTCTGAACGATGTCCTGGAGGTCGGCCAGTCGGGCCTGGCGTGGAGGCCGGTACATGAACCCGGCGGCGCAGAACCGGCAGCCGTAGGGGCAGCCGCGGTTGACCTCCAGGAGAAGCATGTCCGGGAAGCGTGAGACCGGGCTAACAAAGGCCGAGAAGGCTGGACGTTCCAAGATCCCCGGTGGACCCGGGGCCAGGACCCGGGATACGGGACGCTGCGTGTGACCGGGCAGGAGGACGCCCGGCAGCTCCGCCACCGCGTCCAGAGCCCGGCTACGGTCCAGTCCATTGAGCCAGGCTCGGGCCAGGACGTGGCCGATGTCCAAAAATCCGGCCTCGGCCTCACCGACAAAGACGAAATCCAGGGCCGGACCCAGAGGAAAGGGGTTCAGAAAGGCCAGTGGACCTCCGGCCATGACCAGGGGCCACTCGGTCCGATCCGCGGCCCGCAGGGGAAGACCGCTTTGTTCGAGCAGAGCGAGGGCGACCGGGAGGTCGCCCTCGAAGTTCAGGC
This genomic stretch from Deltaproteobacteria bacterium harbors:
- a CDS encoding radical SAM protein, with the protein product MNGGSPSDGYWGRRAPTLRERGGRLPVALVFPELEDSALATLGWQVVYRLLASSDAFVVERFCLGPDTAPLGLDSPRPLSDFPLICLSLNFEGDLPVALALLEQSGLPLRAADRTEWPLVMAGGPLAFLNPFPLGPALDFVFVGEAEAGFLDIGHVLARAWLNGLDRSRALDAVAELPGVLLPGHTQRPVSRVLAPGPPGILERPAFSAFVSPVSRFPDMLLLEVNRGCPYGCRFCAAGFMYRPPRQARLADLQDIVQTTSPRRVGLVGTALTDWPDLLPFLRWLHDRKTGFSLSSLRADGLDYPFLEFMRRTGTRSLTFALEGSSSRLRRAMNKNLDENRFLQAVAWVSQLKFNHLKIYLILGWPDEGSEDMAELDAFLQRIQDVRTQGRGNRSQGLELVTVSASFLVPKPWTPMQWAPMPSEEDLAGLFQHLKRMVSRHRGMKCSGENPFQARVQALLARGDERLFPLLELAADGSSWKKILKGHEDLVTELLDRQRDPDEIFAWERLDIGVNRVHLWREWERFTAGRPTPPCPETGCLSCRRCGLDDHLRASGLENEPQIFAEDIHALHRPETS